One window of the Chitinimonas sp. BJYL2 genome contains the following:
- the pseI gene encoding pseudaminic acid synthase, producing MNSFNIGHRRVGPDAAPFVIAEMSGNHNQSLERALAIVDAAAKAGAHALKLQTYTPDTMTLDLDEGEFHIGDPNSLWAGTSLYKLYQEAYTPWEWHKPIFDRAAEHGMLAFSTPFDETAVDFLESLNVPAYKIASFENTDVPLIRKVAATGKPMIISTGMASVAELDESVRAAREAGCNDLVLLKCTSTYPSTPENTHLRTIPHLRELFGTQVGLSDHTMGVGAAVAAVALGATVVEKHFTLRRADGGVDSTFSLEPEELASLVIETERAWQAMGHVQYGATKAETKSLVFRRSLYVVKDVAPGETFTADNVRAIRPGLGLAPKFLDTILGKRAGKAIKRGTPLNWDLLG from the coding sequence ATGAACAGCTTCAATATCGGCCATCGCCGCGTCGGCCCCGATGCCGCGCCCTTTGTGATTGCCGAAATGAGTGGCAACCACAACCAGTCGCTCGAACGCGCGCTGGCGATTGTGGATGCCGCCGCCAAAGCCGGTGCCCACGCACTCAAGCTGCAAACCTACACGCCTGACACCATGACGCTGGATCTGGACGAGGGCGAGTTCCATATTGGTGACCCGAACAGCCTCTGGGCCGGCACCTCGCTGTACAAGCTCTACCAGGAGGCCTACACGCCCTGGGAATGGCACAAGCCGATCTTTGACCGCGCCGCCGAGCACGGCATGCTTGCTTTCTCCACGCCGTTTGACGAAACCGCGGTGGATTTTCTCGAATCGCTCAATGTGCCGGCGTACAAGATCGCCAGCTTCGAGAACACCGATGTGCCGCTGATCCGCAAGGTGGCCGCCACCGGCAAGCCGATGATCATCTCCACCGGCATGGCCAGCGTGGCCGAGTTGGATGAAAGCGTACGCGCGGCACGTGAAGCCGGCTGTAATGACCTGGTCCTGCTCAAGTGCACCAGCACCTACCCGTCCACGCCCGAGAACACCCATCTGCGTACGATCCCGCATCTGCGCGAGCTGTTCGGCACCCAAGTGGGCCTGAGCGACCACACGATGGGCGTGGGGGCTGCCGTGGCTGCGGTGGCGCTGGGTGCAACGGTGGTAGAGAAGCACTTCACGCTGCGCCGCGCCGATGGTGGTGTGGATTCGACGTTTTCGCTGGAGCCCGAGGAGCTGGCTTCGCTGGTGATTGAAACCGAGCGCGCCTGGCAGGCCATGGGCCATGTGCAATACGGCGCCACCAAGGCTGAGACCAAATCGCTGGTGTTCCGCCGCTCGCTGTATGTAGTGAAGGATGTGGCACCCGGTGAAACCTTCACGGCAGACAATGTACGCGCGATTCGCCCCGGCCTGGGCCTGGCACCCAAGTTCCTCGACACCATCCTTGGCAAGCGCGCCGGCAAGGCCATCAAACGCGGCACGCCGCTGAACTGGGACTTGCTCGGATGA
- the pseG gene encoding UDP-2,4-diacetamido-2,4,6-trideoxy-beta-L-altropyranose hydrolase encodes MRVLIRADASLAIGSGHVVRCLTLANALRDQGAVVSFASRELPGNALARIADAGFAVLVLPASYPGDRAGNIESLIDWQADLAALQTQLAGQPPFDWLLVDHYGLDAQWQRSARAFAQRIAVIDDLANRPHDADLLIDQNLTATADAYAPLIPASCQTLLGPRYALLRPEFRVPAPTIRAKADRVVVNFGGVDAGGETFKAMEALAGLPIHADIVAGSANPAWDALQAKAQGQANWTLHRHVADFAALMQQADVFIGAGGTTSWERAALGVPTLCIAVADNQEPNAQALHAAGIHQYLGRDRHVTASQLGKAISDLLADAPRRQSYADKSRALVDAKGTQRVAAAMLHACLTLRPATLDDAQRLFDGRNAENVRRWSINSEPISWDAHIDWLTRTLANPDRQLWIAESANGPVGVLRYDRNADLPDRAEVSIYLFAGREGVGWGGALLQAGDAAIARLWPALRAIDATVLPDNTASLKLFVQAGYREHNGHFERVLPQ; translated from the coding sequence GTGAGGGTGCTGATTCGCGCCGACGCCTCGCTGGCCATCGGCTCCGGCCATGTGGTGCGCTGCCTCACGCTGGCAAACGCACTGCGCGACCAGGGCGCAGTCGTCAGCTTTGCGAGCCGCGAACTACCCGGCAATGCACTGGCACGGATTGCCGATGCGGGCTTTGCCGTGCTGGTTTTGCCAGCCAGTTATCCGGGCGACCGCGCCGGCAACATTGAATCCCTGATTGATTGGCAGGCCGACCTGGCCGCGCTGCAAACGCAGTTGGCGGGTCAGCCGCCGTTCGACTGGCTGCTGGTTGACCACTACGGCCTCGATGCGCAATGGCAACGTAGTGCCCGCGCCTTTGCCCAGCGCATCGCCGTGATCGACGACCTGGCCAACCGCCCGCACGACGCAGATTTGCTGATCGACCAGAACCTGACTGCCACGGCGGATGCCTATGCACCCTTGATTCCGGCAAGCTGCCAGACACTGCTCGGCCCACGCTACGCCTTGCTGCGCCCCGAGTTCCGCGTGCCTGCACCCACGATTCGCGCCAAAGCCGACCGGGTGGTAGTCAACTTTGGTGGCGTGGATGCTGGCGGTGAAACCTTCAAGGCAATGGAAGCGCTGGCAGGTTTGCCCATCCATGCCGACATCGTGGCCGGCAGCGCCAACCCGGCATGGGATGCGCTGCAAGCTAAGGCACAAGGCCAGGCTAACTGGACGCTGCATCGCCACGTGGCCGACTTTGCGGCGCTGATGCAGCAGGCCGACGTGTTTATCGGCGCGGGCGGTACGACGAGTTGGGAGCGCGCCGCGCTGGGTGTGCCCACGCTGTGCATAGCTGTGGCTGATAACCAGGAGCCGAATGCTCAGGCGCTGCACGCGGCGGGTATCCACCAGTACTTGGGCCGCGACCGTCATGTGACGGCCAGCCAGCTTGGCAAAGCCATTAGCGATCTGCTGGCCGATGCCCCGCGCCGCCAAAGCTATGCCGACAAATCGCGCGCACTCGTCGATGCCAAAGGCACCCAACGCGTCGCCGCCGCCATGCTGCACGCCTGCCTGACGCTACGCCCCGCCACGCTGGATGATGCACAGCGCCTGTTCGATGGCCGCAATGCCGAGAACGTGCGCCGCTGGTCCATCAACTCCGAACCGATCAGCTGGGATGCCCATATCGACTGGCTGACCCGCACGCTGGCCAACCCCGACCGCCAGCTCTGGATCGCCGAAAGCGCCAACGGCCCAGTAGGCGTGCTGCGCTACGACCGCAATGCCGACTTGCCGGATCGCGCCGAAGTCTCCATCTACCTGTTTGCCGGCCGCGAAGGCGTGGGTTGGGGCGGTGCACTGCTGCAAGCGGGTGATGCCGCCATTGCCCGCCTGTGGCCGGCGCTGCGTGCGATTGATGCAACGGTCTTGCCGGACAACACAGCATCGCTGAAACTCTTTGTCCAGGCGGGGTATCGTGAGCACAACGGCCACTTTGAACGGGTGCTGCCGCAATGA
- the pseF gene encoding pseudaminic acid cytidylyltransferase, producing MSTVAIIPARGGSKRIPRKNVKPFHGKPMLAYSIAAAKASGLFDRVVVTTDDDEIITLARELGAEVPFVRPAELADDHTTTIAVIQHAIKTLQDDGEPVSMACCIYATAPFVQPRYLREGFETLSKHADKSYAFSVTSFPFPVQRAIRLNEAGCVDALYPQYRNTRSQDLEEAFHDAGQFYWGRAEAWLRGDVIFSPASLPVVLPRYLVQDIDTPEDWRRAEYLYGALLAGGEIGGDKSA from the coding sequence ATGAGTACGGTTGCCATCATCCCCGCCCGCGGCGGCAGCAAACGGATTCCGCGCAAGAATGTGAAGCCGTTCCACGGCAAGCCCATGCTGGCGTATTCGATTGCCGCAGCGAAAGCCAGTGGCCTGTTCGACCGCGTAGTGGTGACCACGGACGACGACGAGATCATTACGCTGGCACGCGAGCTGGGCGCCGAAGTGCCGTTTGTGCGGCCTGCCGAGCTGGCCGATGACCACACGACCACCATTGCGGTGATCCAGCACGCGATCAAAACGCTGCAAGACGATGGTGAGCCGGTGAGCATGGCCTGCTGCATCTACGCCACCGCGCCGTTTGTGCAGCCGCGCTATCTGCGCGAAGGCTTTGAGACACTGTCCAAGCATGCCGACAAGTCCTATGCCTTCTCGGTTACCAGCTTCCCGTTCCCGGTACAACGCGCCATCCGCCTGAACGAGGCGGGTTGCGTGGATGCGCTGTATCCGCAGTACCGCAACACTCGCTCGCAAGACTTGGAAGAGGCGTTCCATGATGCCGGCCAGTTCTATTGGGGTAGGGCAGAGGCCTGGCTGCGTGGCGACGTGATCTTTTCGCCGGCCAGCTTGCCGGTGGTGTTGCCGCGTTATCTGGTGCAAGACATTGACACGCCCGAAGACTGGCGTCGCGCCGAGTATCTGTACGGCGCACTGCTAGCAGGCGGTGAAATTGGCGGGGACAAGAGCGCGTGA
- a CDS encoding DUF488 family protein, which produces MPIHILRLGSARLPKEGLRLGTVRRPPRGVPKTEFASQNWYDVWFPNLAPSAETMKLGQAAESPADWAAFVKRYKAEMAEPAAAHDLALLAALSHQTNFSVGCYCEDEARCHRSVLRELLLTKGALIQG; this is translated from the coding sequence GTGCCCATCCACATCCTTCGCTTAGGTTCTGCCAGATTGCCCAAAGAAGGCCTGCGCCTCGGCACCGTCCGCCGCCCACCACGCGGCGTACCCAAAACCGAATTCGCCTCGCAAAACTGGTACGACGTCTGGTTTCCTAATCTCGCCCCAAGTGCCGAGACCATGAAGCTGGGCCAAGCCGCCGAAAGCCCCGCAGACTGGGCGGCGTTCGTGAAGAGATACAAGGCCGAGATGGCTGAACCGGCTGCGGCGCATGATCTGGCCTTGCTGGCGGCTTTGTCGCACCAGACCAATTTCTCGGTAGGGTGTTATTGCGAGGACGAAGCGCGTTGCCATCGGTCGGTATTGCGGGAGTTGTTGCTGACTAAAGGTGCATTGATACAGGGCTGA
- the pseC gene encoding UDP-4-amino-4,6-dideoxy-N-acetyl-beta-L-altrosamine transaminase, with protein MIPYGRQSIDQADIDAVVEVLQSDWLTQGPSIDRFEEAVAARHGASHAVAVCNATAALHIACMAIDLGPGDWLWTSPNTFVASANCARYCGANVDFVDIDPNTWNLCADALEAKLIAADKAGRLPKVVVPVAFSGQSCDMARIKALSQRYGFVVIEDASHAVGASYKGKPVGCGDYADMTIFSFHPVKIVTTGEGGMILTNRPALAERLKRLRSHGITRDAALMTEPSHGPWYYQQTELGYNYRLTDIQAVLGLSQLQKLDQFVARRRELAARYDELLADLPLQLPTRQVDAESAWHLYVVRLKLDQIGKTHKAVFEGLRAAGIGVNLHYIPVHTQPYYRALGFKDGDFPNAEAYYREALSLPMFAGLEKVNQVVVIDAVKQLF; from the coding sequence ATGATCCCCTACGGTCGCCAGAGCATCGATCAGGCCGATATCGACGCAGTTGTCGAAGTCCTCCAATCCGACTGGCTGACCCAAGGCCCGAGCATTGATCGCTTCGAAGAAGCCGTCGCCGCCCGCCACGGCGCATCACACGCCGTCGCCGTCTGCAACGCCACCGCCGCACTGCATATCGCCTGCATGGCCATTGATCTGGGCCCCGGCGACTGGCTGTGGACCTCGCCCAATACCTTTGTCGCCAGCGCCAACTGCGCGCGCTATTGCGGCGCCAATGTCGACTTTGTCGATATCGACCCGAACACCTGGAACCTGTGCGCCGACGCACTCGAAGCCAAGCTCATCGCGGCCGATAAGGCAGGGCGCTTGCCCAAGGTCGTCGTCCCAGTCGCCTTCAGCGGCCAGAGCTGCGATATGGCACGGATCAAGGCGCTATCGCAACGCTACGGCTTTGTGGTGATCGAAGACGCCAGCCACGCCGTGGGCGCCAGCTACAAAGGCAAACCGGTCGGCTGTGGCGACTACGCCGACATGACGATTTTCAGCTTTCACCCGGTCAAGATCGTCACCACCGGCGAAGGCGGCATGATCCTGACCAACCGGCCAGCGCTGGCCGAACGCCTCAAACGCCTGCGCAGCCACGGCATCACCCGCGACGCGGCGCTGATGACCGAACCCAGCCACGGCCCCTGGTACTACCAACAGACTGAACTCGGCTACAACTACCGCCTGACCGACATCCAGGCCGTGCTGGGCCTCTCGCAACTGCAAAAGCTCGATCAGTTCGTCGCCCGCCGGCGTGAACTGGCTGCGCGTTACGACGAGCTGCTGGCGGATTTGCCGCTGCAATTGCCTACGCGCCAAGTGGATGCGGAATCAGCCTGGCATTTGTATGTGGTGCGGCTCAAGCTCGATCAGATTGGCAAGACGCATAAGGCAGTGTTTGAAGGCTTACGTGCTGCTGGAATTGGCGTGAACCTGCATTACATCCCGGTGCATACGCAGCCGTATTACCGGGCGCTGGGGTTCAAGGATGGGGATTTTCCGAATGCGGAGGCGTATTACCGCGAGGCGTTGAGTTTGCCGATGTTTGCGGGGTTGGAGAAAGTCAATCAGGTTGTTGTAATCGATGCTGTGAAACAGCTGTTTTGA
- the pseB gene encoding UDP-N-acetylglucosamine 4,6-dehydratase (inverting) — translation MSDKDFFKDKAILVTGGTGSFGRKFIATLLKEHQPRRVVVFSRDELKQFEMQQELNAPQMRYFLGDVRDGDRLKQAMRGIDYVVHAAALKQVPAAEYNPTECIRTNVGGAENVINAAIECGVSKVIALSTDKASSPINLYGATKLLSDKLFVAANNITGGHKTRFAVVRYGNVVGSRGSVLPFFRKLIKEGADSLPITDARMTRFWITLNDGVAFVLNNFQRMQGGEIFVPKIPSARITDMAKAIAPTLPHRIVGIRPGEKLHEMMISRDDAQHTFEFDDHYVIAPAINFIVQSDFQTNALGAVGKKVAEGFEYVSDTNPHYLTIDELTALDKATP, via the coding sequence ATGAGCGACAAGGATTTCTTCAAGGACAAGGCCATTCTGGTCACCGGCGGCACGGGTTCCTTTGGCCGCAAGTTCATCGCTACCTTGCTCAAGGAACACCAACCACGCCGTGTGGTGGTGTTCTCGCGCGACGAGCTCAAGCAGTTCGAGATGCAGCAGGAACTCAACGCCCCGCAAATGCGTTACTTCCTGGGCGATGTGCGCGACGGCGACCGCCTCAAGCAAGCCATGCGCGGCATTGATTACGTGGTCCACGCCGCCGCGCTCAAGCAGGTGCCGGCTGCCGAATACAACCCCACCGAGTGCATCCGCACCAACGTAGGCGGGGCCGAGAACGTGATCAACGCGGCCATTGAATGCGGCGTCAGCAAGGTGATCGCGCTGTCCACCGACAAAGCGTCCAGCCCCATCAACCTCTACGGCGCCACCAAGCTGCTGAGCGACAAGTTGTTTGTTGCTGCCAACAACATCACCGGCGGCCACAAGACGCGGTTTGCCGTGGTGCGCTATGGCAATGTGGTCGGCTCGCGCGGTTCGGTACTGCCGTTCTTCCGCAAGCTCATCAAGGAAGGTGCCGATTCACTGCCGATTACCGACGCACGCATGACCCGTTTCTGGATCACGCTCAACGATGGCGTGGCTTTTGTGCTCAACAACTTCCAGCGCATGCAGGGCGGCGAAATCTTCGTGCCCAAGATCCCGTCGGCAAGAATTACCGATATGGCCAAGGCCATCGCCCCAACCTTGCCGCACCGCATCGTCGGCATCCGCCCCGGCGAAAAGCTGCACGAGATGATGATCTCGCGCGACGACGCGCAGCACACGTTTGAATTTGACGACCACTACGTGATCGCCCCGGCCATCAACTTCATCGTCCAGAGCGATTTCCAGACCAACGCGCTGGGCGCAGTGGGCAAGAAGGTGGCGGAAGGCTTTGAATACGTGTCCGACACCAACCCGCATTACCTCACGATTGACGAGCTGACAGCGCTGGACAAAGCCACGCCCTAG
- a CDS encoding peptide deformylase — translation MAIRPIVKMGDPLLLRVADPIEPEEFGSAALMDLIADLKDTMVAMNGAGIAAPQIGVSKQITIFGGFKSARYPDAEAVPFTILCNPVLTPMSDEMADDWEGCLSVPGMRGVVPRYTQLRYEGFDEHGQPIDRAVSGFHARVAQHECDHLFGMLYPMRIKDMRTFGFIDALGLGNLPDE, via the coding sequence ATGGCTATCCGTCCCATCGTCAAAATGGGCGACCCGCTGCTTCTGCGGGTTGCCGACCCCATCGAACCCGAGGAATTCGGCTCGGCTGCCTTGATGGATCTGATTGCCGACCTCAAAGACACAATGGTCGCCATGAACGGCGCCGGCATTGCCGCCCCGCAGATTGGCGTATCCAAGCAGATCACCATCTTCGGCGGCTTCAAGAGCGCGCGTTACCCCGATGCCGAGGCCGTGCCGTTCACGATCCTGTGCAATCCCGTGCTCACGCCCATGAGCGATGAGATGGCGGATGACTGGGAAGGCTGCCTCAGCGTGCCCGGTATGCGCGGCGTGGTGCCACGCTACACACAACTGCGTTACGAAGGCTTTGACGAACACGGCCAGCCGATTGATCGCGCCGTGAGCGGCTTTCATGCCCGCGTGGCGCAACATGAGTGCGATCACCTGTTCGGCATGCTGTACCCCATGCGTATCAAGGATATGCGCACCTTTGGTTTCATTGATGCGCTGGGCCTGGGCAATCTGCCGGATGAATAG
- a CDS encoding S-methyl-5'-thioinosine phosphorylase: MLAIIGGTGLTRLRNLQITHRQVIRTQYGEPSGALTFGEINGQQVVFIARHGYGHTIPPHEINYRANITALAEQKVKRVISVCAVGGIRDNMPPGTLVLPHQIIDYTYGRKHTFFEGGDKPVTHIDFTEPYCHELRERILKAAGASKQALIDGGTYAATQGPRLETGAEINRIAGDGGDIVGMTGMPEAALAKEAGLSYAAIAVVSNWAAGRRESRYEIDMDAAESIFDEAIERVHRILEEVVKVDAD, encoded by the coding sequence ATGCTTGCCATTATTGGCGGTACCGGCCTGACACGGCTGCGCAATCTGCAAATCACCCATCGTCAGGTGATTCGCACGCAATACGGCGAACCCAGCGGCGCGCTGACCTTTGGCGAAATCAACGGCCAACAGGTCGTTTTCATCGCCCGCCACGGCTACGGCCACACCATTCCGCCGCACGAAATCAACTACCGCGCCAATATCACGGCGCTGGCCGAACAGAAGGTCAAGCGCGTGATTTCGGTCTGCGCCGTGGGTGGCATCCGCGACAACATGCCACCCGGCACACTGGTGTTGCCGCACCAGATCATCGATTACACCTACGGACGCAAGCACACCTTCTTTGAAGGCGGCGACAAGCCCGTTACGCATATCGATTTCACAGAACCCTACTGCCATGAGCTGCGTGAACGCATTCTCAAGGCAGCCGGCGCCAGCAAGCAGGCGCTGATCGATGGTGGCACCTACGCCGCCACCCAAGGCCCGCGTCTGGAAACCGGTGCCGAGATCAACCGCATTGCCGGCGACGGTGGCGATATCGTCGGCATGACCGGCATGCCCGAAGCCGCCCTGGCCAAGGAAGCCGGTCTCAGCTACGCCGCGATTGCCGTGGTCAGTAACTGGGCGGCCGGTCGCCGCGAAAGCCGCTATGAAATCGATATGGATGCCGCCGAGTCGATCTTCGACGAGGCCATCGAGCGCGTACACCGCATCCTTGAAGAAGTGGTCAAGGTAGACGCTGACTAA
- a CDS encoding GNAT family N-acetyltransferase, with amino-acid sequence MKLRELHAHDQIDAAAKLFDAYRQFYDQPSDLTACRTWLHMRLSSGQSRVFLAESGGEVLGFMQMYPGFCSVALAPIWTLYDLYVTPAARGQGVAGALLEQARQVGKQSGAAYLQLSTAHDNHAAQSVYEAHGWQWDTVFRTYTLSLDV; translated from the coding sequence ATGAAGCTGCGTGAACTGCATGCGCACGACCAGATCGATGCCGCCGCCAAGTTGTTTGATGCGTATCGCCAGTTTTACGATCAACCCAGCGACCTCACAGCATGCCGCACCTGGCTGCACATGCGCCTGAGCAGTGGTCAATCGCGAGTATTCTTGGCGGAATCTGGCGGTGAGGTGCTCGGCTTCATGCAGATGTACCCTGGCTTCTGCTCGGTTGCGCTGGCGCCCATCTGGACCCTGTACGATCTTTATGTCACGCCTGCGGCCCGAGGGCAGGGCGTGGCCGGCGCTCTGCTCGAACAAGCCCGCCAGGTGGGCAAGCAAAGCGGTGCAGCCTATCTGCAACTTTCCACCGCCCATGACAACCATGCAGCGCAATCGGTCTACGAGGCGCATGGCTGGCAGTGGGACACCGTGTTTCGTACCTACACACTCAGCCTGGATGTCTGA
- the galU gene encoding UTP--glucose-1-phosphate uridylyltransferase GalU: MQKVTKAVFPVAGMGTRFLPATKASPKEMLNIVDKPLIQYAVEEAVAAGITEMIFVTGRNKRAIEDHFDKAYELETELEAKGKRDLLEIVRNVLPKGVSCAYVRQPEALGLGHAVLCAKPLVGDEPFAVILADDLIDAKKPVMRQMVELYDDTHSSVIGVEEVPREETSSYGIVVTEADSSGRLKLTGIVEKPKPDEAPSTLAVVGRYVLSPRIFRHLTTAQPGKGGEIQLTDAIAALLDEERVIALPFEGTRYDCGSKLGYLEATLAYGAKHPEIGPAFTTYLQQFCATVIQR; this comes from the coding sequence ATGCAAAAAGTCACCAAAGCGGTCTTTCCCGTTGCCGGTATGGGTACACGCTTTCTGCCGGCCACCAAGGCCAGCCCGAAAGAAATGCTCAATATCGTGGACAAGCCGCTGATCCAGTACGCCGTGGAAGAGGCCGTGGCCGCAGGCATTACCGAGATGATCTTCGTCACCGGGCGCAACAAACGCGCCATCGAAGACCACTTCGACAAAGCCTATGAGCTGGAAACCGAACTCGAAGCCAAGGGCAAACGCGATTTACTCGAGATAGTGCGCAATGTGCTGCCCAAGGGTGTGAGCTGTGCTTATGTACGCCAGCCCGAAGCCCTGGGTCTGGGTCATGCCGTGCTCTGCGCCAAGCCGCTGGTGGGCGACGAGCCCTTTGCCGTGATTCTGGCCGACGACCTGATCGATGCCAAAAAGCCGGTCATGCGTCAGATGGTGGAGCTGTACGACGACACGCACAGCTCCGTGATCGGCGTGGAAGAAGTCCCGCGCGAGGAAACCAGCTCCTACGGCATTGTGGTCACCGAGGCCGACAGCAGTGGCCGCCTCAAGCTCACCGGTATTGTCGAGAAACCCAAGCCCGACGAAGCCCCCTCAACCCTTGCCGTGGTGGGCCGTTACGTCCTCTCGCCACGTATTTTCCGCCACCTCACCACGGCCCAGCCGGGTAAAGGCGGGGAAATCCAGCTCACCGATGCGATTGCCGCCTTGCTCGATGAAGAGCGGGTAATTGCTTTGCCCTTTGAAGGCACGCGCTACGACTGCGGTTCCAAGCTGGGTTATCTGGAAGCCACGCTGGCCTACGGTGCCAAACACCCGGAAATTGGCCCGGCGTTCACCACTTACCTGCAGCAGTTTTGCGCCACGGTGATCCAGCGATGA
- the ligA gene encoding NAD-dependent DNA ligase LigA encodes MSDADIQRAADLRDQLNRYAHAYYVLDAPLVPDGEYDRLFNELSALEAANPALRTADSPTQRVGGKPLDAFAPVRHVIPMLSIRTETDSGPGGAETFDTRVRKELALTEADAPVEYAAELKFDGLAISLRFEAGVLVRAATRGDGETGEDVTQNIRTIGQIPLRLAGVTAPVLEVRGEVYMRRDDFDALNARQQEKGEKTFINPRNTAAGAVRQLDPKIAAQRPLSFFAYGLGEVDGWTVPATHSGMLDALAAMGFPVCADRVVAQGAAGLIAFHQAIAAKRDALPFDIDGVVYKVNARDLQERMGFVSREPRWAVAHKYPPQEMLTTVEDIDVQVGRTGAITPVARLAPVFVGGVTVTNATLHNLDRIRELDVRQGDTVIVRRAGDVIPEIVGIVAERRPMVEEAVDLVETRTVPQYKPFEMPTACPVCGSHVAREEGEAAYRCTGGLVCSAQRKQALLHFAGRRAMDIEGLGDKLVDQMVDAGLLRTPADIYKLGIVKLAALERMAEKSASNLLAAIETSRNTTLARFIYALGIRNVGEATAKDLARHFGKLDGLIEAATQPDEAAAIAALQAVPDIGPIVAQSIRDFLLEPLNVEVIEQLRAAGVSWPESEPSELLATGPLLGKTLVITGTLPTLSRDDAKALIEAAGGKAAGSVSKKTDYLVAGEAAGSKLDKAQELGIPILDEAGLLALIGQTS; translated from the coding sequence ATGAGCGACGCCGATATCCAGCGCGCAGCCGACTTGCGCGATCAGCTCAACCGCTATGCCCATGCCTATTACGTACTCGACGCGCCCCTGGTGCCCGACGGCGAGTACGACCGCCTGTTCAATGAACTAAGCGCCCTCGAAGCCGCCAACCCGGCGCTGCGCACGGCCGATTCGCCCACCCAGCGCGTGGGCGGCAAGCCGCTCGATGCGTTTGCGCCCGTGCGGCACGTGATTCCCATGCTGTCGATCCGCACCGAGACCGATTCCGGCCCCGGTGGTGCGGAGACTTTCGATACGCGTGTCCGCAAGGAACTGGCCCTCACCGAGGCCGATGCGCCGGTTGAATACGCCGCCGAACTCAAGTTCGATGGTCTCGCCATCAGCCTGCGCTTTGAGGCCGGCGTGCTGGTGCGCGCCGCCACGCGCGGCGATGGCGAAACCGGTGAAGACGTCACCCAGAACATCCGCACCATCGGCCAGATTCCGCTGCGCCTGGCGGGCGTTACCGCACCGGTGCTGGAAGTGCGCGGCGAGGTCTACATGCGTCGCGATGATTTCGACGCGCTCAACGCCCGCCAGCAGGAGAAAGGCGAGAAAACCTTCATCAACCCGCGCAACACGGCCGCCGGTGCTGTGCGTCAGCTGGATCCGAAGATTGCCGCGCAGCGCCCGCTGAGCTTCTTTGCCTATGGCTTGGGCGAAGTCGACGGCTGGACTGTACCGGCCACCCACAGCGGCATGCTCGATGCACTGGCTGCCATGGGTTTTCCGGTGTGCGCCGACCGCGTCGTCGCGCAGGGCGCGGCGGGTCTGATTGCCTTCCACCAAGCTATCGCTGCCAAGCGCGATGCCTTGCCGTTCGATATCGACGGTGTGGTCTACAAGGTCAACGCCCGCGATCTGCAAGAACGCATGGGCTTTGTGAGCCGAGAACCGCGCTGGGCCGTGGCGCATAAATACCCGCCGCAGGAAATGCTGACCACCGTCGAGGACATCGATGTGCAGGTCGGCCGCACCGGTGCGATCACCCCGGTTGCGCGGCTTGCGCCCGTGTTTGTGGGCGGCGTCACCGTCACCAACGCCACGCTGCACAATCTGGACCGCATCCGCGAACTCGATGTGCGGCAGGGCGATACCGTCATCGTGCGCCGCGCGGGCGATGTGATACCCGAGATTGTCGGCATCGTGGCCGAGCGCCGGCCCATGGTGGAAGAAGCCGTTGATCTGGTTGAAACCCGCACGGTGCCGCAGTACAAACCGTTCGAGATGCCCACTGCCTGCCCTGTGTGCGGCTCGCATGTAGCGCGTGAAGAGGGCGAGGCAGCCTATCGCTGTACGGGCGGCCTGGTCTGCTCGGCCCAGCGCAAGCAGGCCTTGCTGCACTTTGCTGGCCGCCGCGCCATGGATATCGAAGGGCTGGGCGACAAGCTGGTCGATCAGATGGTGGATGCCGGTCTGCTGCGTACGCCGGCCGATATCTACAAACTCGGCATCGTCAAACTGGCCGCGCTGGAACGCATGGCCGAGAAGTCGGCCAGCAACTTGTTGGCAGCCATCGAGACAAGCCGTAACACAACGCTGGCACGCTTCATTTACGCACTCGGTATCCGCAACGTAGGCGAGGCCACCGCCAAGGATCTGGCACGGCATTTCGGCAAGCTGGATGGCTTGATCGAAGCCGCCACACAGCCCGATGAGGCTGCTGCGATTGCCGCTTTGCAGGCCGTGCCGGATATCGGTCCGATTGTTGCGCAATCGATCCGCGACTTCCTGCTTGAGCCGCTGAATGTGGAAGTCATCGAACAACTACGCGCAGCCGGCGTAAGCTGGCCCGAATCCGAACCGAGCGAGCTGCTGGCCACCGGCCCCTTGCTGGGTAAAACACTGGTTATTACCGGCACGCTGCCGACACTGAGCCGCGACGATGCCAAAGCGTTGATCGAAGCCGCAGGCGGCAAGGCCGCGGGCTCGGTCTCCAAGAAAACCGATTATCTGGTAGCCGGCGAAGCCGCTGGCTCCAAGCTCGATAAAGCGCAGGAACTCGGCATCCCCATACTGGATGAAGCCGGTTTGCTGGCGTTGATCGGGCAAACCTCATAA